The following are from one region of the Desulfobacterales bacterium genome:
- a CDS encoding DUF4258 domain-containing protein: protein MRFTQHCRDQMAARNATMDDYLYVINWGEIVSVEEDPEQHNHKCKITGKDIDGEDLTLVVALLEKEPAVLCITVHG, encoded by the coding sequence ATGCGATTCACCCAGCACTGCCGAGACCAGATGGCCGCGCGCAACGCAACAATGGATGATTACCTCTATGTGATTAATTGGGGCGAAATTGTCAGCGTGGAAGAAGATCCTGAACAACACAACCACAAGTGTAAAATAACAGGGAAAGACATCGACGGCGAGGACCTGACGCTTGTCGTGGCACTTCTGGAAAAAGAGCCTGCCGTGCTTTGCATCACCGTGCACGGCTAA
- a CDS encoding phage terminase large subunit family protein, giving the protein MTPDLPQHIRINPRWINTAGGMEAIGRFYISVRKENGAVYLPLRFSRQEKRILRKRAQIPVSEWAEKHRVLPQDAPIPGPWKNRNVPYVAGVMDASFFPSVQEIVVCAAPQAAKTEGVLTCLGYAADRKPGNALIVFPDENAAKETNKDRIQPMFRDSRRLRSYATGYVDDESSLRINLQHMRIYMAWANSASRLASKPLPYVFLDEVDKFPETANKKEAGPIDLAKKRTRNFGHMRKIWITSSPTIETGPIWMALNEAEVVFDYVVRCPSCGATQKMAFQQIKWPDGSGADPNAVESEKLAWYECEKCTAHWTDTDRNEAVRSGEWRDRAHDRGLMTALKSLRPLRIGFHIPAWLSPFVSLSECAAAFLRGLVDKTKLKDFSNGFAAEPWRVYQKEREESKILGLKDDRPRGRVPGKGVVAALTAGVDTQDYGFWYEIRAWGWGGPTLSKDSWCVQEGYVESFLELEKVLWGNVYMDDEGNEYPVVLVLQDAMGHRTNEVYDFCRKHRGMIYPTKGFQDMTLNYRYANQEYYPGGKKPIPGGLKRIDINTKVYKDELSRLLDISPGDPGAWRYHSEFPEAYAFHMTAEFQNEKGLWECPARRQNHLWDCAVLNLCAHEMKGIKTWKRKEKDREMIIEKAKQPWIGNSDNWIRR; this is encoded by the coding sequence ATGACACCAGATCTACCCCAACACATCAGAATAAACCCACGATGGATCAACACCGCCGGCGGCATGGAGGCCATCGGGCGGTTTTATATCTCGGTGCGCAAAGAAAATGGGGCGGTCTATTTGCCATTGAGGTTCTCCCGGCAGGAAAAGCGGATTTTGCGGAAGCGCGCGCAGATCCCGGTTTCCGAGTGGGCGGAAAAACACCGTGTTCTTCCACAGGACGCGCCGATTCCTGGCCCATGGAAAAACCGGAACGTCCCATATGTGGCGGGCGTTATGGACGCGTCGTTTTTTCCGTCGGTGCAGGAAATTGTGGTTTGCGCAGCACCCCAGGCGGCAAAAACGGAAGGGGTTCTCACCTGCCTTGGGTACGCCGCCGACCGGAAACCGGGTAATGCGCTGATCGTGTTTCCGGATGAAAACGCGGCGAAAGAAACCAACAAAGATCGTATCCAGCCGATGTTCCGGGACAGCCGCCGGCTCAGGTCCTACGCGACAGGCTATGTCGATGACGAAAGCTCCCTTCGGATAAACCTCCAACACATGAGAATTTACATGGCGTGGGCGAATTCGGCCTCGCGCCTGGCATCCAAGCCCCTGCCATACGTCTTTTTGGATGAGGTGGACAAGTTCCCCGAAACGGCCAACAAAAAAGAGGCCGGGCCGATCGACCTCGCAAAGAAAAGAACCCGAAACTTCGGACACATGCGTAAGATCTGGATCACCAGCTCGCCGACGATAGAGACCGGCCCGATCTGGATGGCCCTGAACGAAGCCGAGGTGGTGTTCGACTACGTGGTGCGCTGCCCGTCTTGCGGGGCCACTCAGAAAATGGCGTTTCAGCAGATCAAGTGGCCGGACGGCTCCGGCGCCGATCCGAACGCCGTCGAGTCCGAAAAGCTTGCCTGGTACGAGTGCGAGAAGTGCACCGCGCACTGGACCGACACCGATCGAAACGAAGCCGTTCGTTCCGGCGAATGGCGGGACCGGGCCCATGACCGAGGTCTGATGACGGCCCTGAAATCCCTCCGGCCGCTGCGGATCGGGTTTCACATTCCGGCCTGGCTGTCTCCCTTTGTGTCCCTGTCCGAATGCGCGGCTGCGTTTCTGCGGGGGCTTGTGGATAAGACGAAGTTGAAGGATTTCAGCAACGGTTTTGCCGCCGAGCCGTGGCGGGTCTACCAGAAGGAACGGGAAGAGTCGAAGATCTTGGGGCTGAAGGATGACCGGCCGAGGGGAAGAGTCCCCGGAAAAGGTGTTGTGGCGGCGCTGACGGCCGGCGTCGATACCCAGGATTACGGGTTTTGGTACGAGATCCGCGCCTGGGGATGGGGCGGGCCTACGCTTTCAAAAGACAGTTGGTGCGTCCAAGAAGGATATGTGGAATCGTTTCTGGAATTGGAGAAGGTCCTGTGGGGAAACGTGTATATGGATGATGAGGGCAATGAGTACCCGGTGGTGCTGGTGCTTCAGGATGCCATGGGCCACCGGACGAATGAGGTCTATGATTTCTGCCGAAAACACCGGGGCATGATTTATCCGACCAAGGGGTTTCAGGACATGACCCTTAACTACCGATATGCGAACCAGGAATACTACCCGGGCGGAAAGAAGCCGATCCCAGGCGGGCTGAAGCGGATCGATATCAACACCAAGGTGTACAAAGACGAGCTGTCGAGGTTGCTGGACATATCCCCTGGAGACCCCGGCGCGTGGCGGTATCATTCCGAGTTCCCGGAGGCCTACGCCTTCCACATGACGGCTGAATTCCAGAACGAAAAGGGGCTCTGGGAGTGTCCGGCGCGCCGGCAAAATCACCTTTGGGATTGCGCCGTCCTGAACCTGTGCGCGCACGAAATGAAGGGAATCAAAACATGGAAACGAAAGGAGAAGGACCGGGAGATGATCATCGAGAAAGCGAAACAACCCTGGATTGGAAACAGTGATAACTGGATAAGGAGATGA
- a CDS encoding NosD domain-containing protein, whose protein sequence is MKKYLMAILFLLAFAASGHAAVAYVDLVSGNDTTGDGTAGNPYLTAEKADDILTGGGDEIRVAKSAITALSGTLTFTNGSASITTSADLSGVLADGYLISKNSESGGTEGWWHVSSVTTDTITLSAQYWGTSETTSAYYVIPAATDDSHWDGVKEGASKTSRMKISGGWDLSTETRDGYTAVTNSDIYGTIRISSNYIELCYFIAVNLYSSAAYGSFYVTYSYGYFHDLYASGANLSSGFYLSGKQSIVSDVVCTAGERNFYIDGGDNNYIEDLYCYTSCNSSTVYGNLYMTYTSNNIIKNANIFNSPIYGIKSSLAGYIYISNSTISNNTGVGVVASSAGPIFISNSTISYSTTAISVDSSSLAYLYANTFSNNSGSNVAISDVTGCPVSLPGAYELDSDGVHKTHFRDDDNGTRIYQSDTTEARSGTCINIPAAGGYVYTPVKIGSVKITSAANNITLSAYMKADASYSGFVAMYAIQNGKPVVPYTDKTLTTSYAQQSITVSSAALVVGEYLDLWVGVSGTAGNVYIDDFSYAQ, encoded by the coding sequence TTGAAAAAATACTTGATGGCAATTCTATTTCTGTTGGCTTTTGCTGCGAGTGGCCATGCGGCTGTCGCCTACGTCGATCTGGTTTCAGGCAATGATACCACAGGAGATGGCACAGCCGGGAATCCATACCTGACAGCCGAAAAAGCAGATGATATTTTGACCGGCGGTGGGGATGAGATTCGTGTTGCCAAGTCCGCTATCACGGCCCTTTCCGGGACGCTCACCTTCACCAATGGGAGTGCTTCGATCACGACTAGCGCCGACCTTTCGGGCGTTCTCGCCGATGGATATCTAATCAGTAAAAACTCCGAAAGCGGCGGAACCGAGGGCTGGTGGCATGTAAGCAGCGTTACCACTGATACCATTACGCTATCCGCGCAGTACTGGGGAACCTCTGAAACGACCTCTGCTTATTACGTTATCCCCGCTGCAACCGATGATTCTCACTGGGATGGGGTCAAAGAAGGGGCATCAAAAACCAGCCGAATGAAGATCTCTGGCGGGTGGGATTTATCAACTGAAACACGAGATGGATACACGGCGGTTACCAACAGCGATATCTATGGCACTATTCGGATAAGTAGCAATTATATTGAGTTATGTTATTTTATTGCTGTGAATTTGTACTCAAGTGCCGCCTATGGCTCGTTTTATGTTACCTACTCTTACGGTTATTTCCATGATCTATATGCAAGTGGAGCGAATTTAAGTAGTGGGTTTTATCTGAGTGGCAAACAAAGCATTGTTTCAGATGTTGTCTGCACGGCTGGAGAGCGAAACTTTTACATTGACGGCGGAGATAATAATTATATAGAGGATTTATACTGTTATACCTCGTGCAACTCGTCCACGGTATATGGAAATCTTTATATGACATATACCTCTAATAACATTATCAAAAACGCGAACATTTTTAATTCTCCGATTTATGGCATCAAGTCTTCTCTCGCTGGATATATTTATATTAGCAATTCCACCATCTCTAATAATACTGGAGTTGGAGTTGTAGCGTCATCCGCAGGCCCAATTTTTATCAGCAATTCAACCATCTCATATAGCACGACCGCCATCAGTGTAGACTCTTCATCGCTTGCCTATCTTTACGCAAACACATTTTCGAACAACTCTGGATCTAATGTGGCAATTTCAGATGTTACAGGATGCCCTGTATCGTTGCCTGGCGCCTATGAACTGGATTCTGATGGCGTTCATAAAACACATTTTAGAGATGATGATAACGGCACTAGAATCTATCAATCAGATACAACTGAGGCCAGGAGCGGCACCTGCATTAATATCCCAGCGGCTGGTGGCTACGTTTACACCCCTGTAAAAATTGGCTCTGTAAAAATAACCTCAGCCGCCAACAACATAACCCTATCCGCCTACATGAAAGCTGATGCTTCCTACAGCGGGTTTGTCGCAATGTACGCCATCCAGAACGGCAAGCCGGTCGTTCCTTATACCGACAAAACCCTGACAACGAGCTACGCTCAGCAATCAATAACTGTTTCATCCGCTGCTCTGGTGGTTGGTGAATATCTCGATCTTTGGGTTGGTGTCTCCGGGACAGCCGGTAACGTCTACATCGACGATTTCAGCTACGCACAATAG
- a CDS encoding type II toxin-antitoxin system HicB family antitoxin, whose translation MMEKFYYGIFKKDPEGNVTASIPDVEVCETFGGTWEEAYENAVDALAGCLSVAETTVHPRTPKADLEKQYPGAQIIPVPVDEKILRGYEDTKRFNVSFPASLLQEVDAFRAKTGLKRSALLQEAAKEYIESHAE comes from the coding sequence ATGATGGAAAAATTTTATTATGGAATTTTCAAAAAAGATCCGGAGGGGAACGTAACGGCCTCCATTCCGGACGTTGAGGTATGCGAAACCTTCGGCGGCACCTGGGAAGAGGCCTATGAAAACGCGGTGGATGCTTTGGCCGGGTGTCTCTCGGTAGCTGAAACCACCGTACATCCCAGAACGCCAAAAGCGGATCTGGAAAAACAATACCCTGGGGCGCAAATTATTCCGGTACCGGTGGATGAAAAAATTCTGCGCGGGTATGAGGACACGAAACGCTTCAACGTGTCTTTCCCGGCCAGCCTGTTGCAGGAGGTGGACGCCTTCCGCGCAAAAACCGGGTTAAAGCGGTCAGCATTACTTCAGGAGGCCGCCAAGGAATATATCGAAAGTCACGCTGAATAA
- a CDS encoding SWIM zinc finger family protein, giving the protein MNFFIAVLVLIAIASFFLGSKPKSTQPRRAKPKTKNLEPHFRTHEANSKQDFGDYVRFTSQETIGPDTIGTLTADISKQGDSRIKIKVIAVEGLCCEEDNYEYVYDIKKKKWDDGMYPFEYRSPTGFLKELMETWEEFNGLLPERKHREPITSVDATITETQIPQYDIDKLKKLPKSIKVTGSKGNEYVVDLSQLSCTCPDFVERRAGFPVTDFRRCCKHISKTIIGEKINTKITRENIIKAFIRKASLDDKGVPVFNKMLHIQINEKIRGTRSFYIIIDKSKSPWVDIIDFTALTYMKCGYNFDENRFAYGQSPFPDGSKTKCSLAIQEAVLQYI; this is encoded by the coding sequence ATGAATTTTTTTATTGCGGTTTTAGTTTTAATAGCCATTGCCTCTTTTTTTTTGGGATCGAAGCCTAAGAGCACGCAACCCCGCCGAGCAAAGCCAAAAACAAAAAATTTAGAGCCCCATTTTCGCACCCATGAAGCCAATTCAAAACAAGATTTCGGCGATTACGTAAGATTCACATCACAAGAAACAATTGGCCCGGATACCATAGGTACATTGACGGCCGATATATCCAAACAAGGTGATTCAAGAATCAAAATTAAAGTAATAGCGGTAGAAGGCCTTTGTTGTGAAGAAGATAATTATGAATATGTTTACGACATAAAAAAGAAAAAATGGGATGACGGCATGTACCCATTCGAATATAGGAGCCCAACGGGTTTTTTGAAGGAGCTGATGGAGACCTGGGAAGAGTTCAATGGACTCCTTCCAGAAAGAAAACATAGAGAGCCAATTACCTCAGTGGATGCCACCATTACAGAAACGCAAATCCCGCAATATGATATCGATAAACTCAAAAAGCTTCCAAAAAGTATTAAAGTAACCGGATCTAAAGGAAATGAATATGTAGTTGACTTGTCACAACTTTCTTGCACATGCCCGGATTTCGTTGAACGAAGAGCCGGTTTTCCTGTTACTGATTTTCGGAGATGCTGTAAACATATCTCCAAAACGATTATTGGAGAAAAAATAAACACAAAAATAACGCGCGAAAATATCATAAAAGCATTTATACGGAAGGCTTCATTAGACGACAAAGGCGTCCCAGTGTTTAATAAAATGCTACATATTCAAATAAACGAAAAGATACGCGGAACCAGATCGTTTTATATCATCATAGACAAATCAAAGTCGCCGTGGGTTGATATCATCGATTTTACGGCCCTAACTTACATGAAATGTGGATATAATTTCGATGAGAACAGATTTGCATATGGGCAAAGTCCTTTTCCGGATGGTAGCAAAACCAAGTGTTCGCTTGCAATTCAAGAGGCGGTTTTGCAATACATTTGA
- a CDS encoding type II toxin-antitoxin system HicA family toxin, producing MMKKTALEKILKANGWKLVRQGKHEIWSNGGITIPIPRHKGDIPKGTVENILTRAGIKTQN from the coding sequence ATGATGAAAAAAACAGCGCTGGAAAAGATCCTCAAAGCAAACGGCTGGAAGCTGGTTCGCCAGGGAAAACACGAAATCTGGAGCAACGGCGGGATAACCATCCCCATCCCAAGGCATAAAGGGGATATCCCGAAGGGCACCGTGGAAAACATCCTGACCCGGGCCGGAATCAAAACCCAAAACTAA
- a CDS encoding glycosyl hydrolase 108 family protein: MTPLRVALDFILKQEGGYVNDAVDLGGVTNHGISFRFLKSLAPELADIDGDGDIDAEDVAAMTPAAAEMIYEKEFWEKMGLAMLPGPVAIAMMDTAVNMGPAGATRILQKTVHDIGAGIKIDGILGTNTVFLAAAFGNDHEFIPQFLLNRIWRYQEIVLANRKLAKFLNGWLCRVFALNALLRKAR; this comes from the coding sequence ATGACCCCGTTGCGAGTGGCGCTTGACTTTATCCTGAAGCAAGAGGGCGGCTATGTGAACGACGCCGTTGATTTGGGCGGCGTAACCAATCATGGAATTTCGTTCCGGTTTTTAAAGTCACTGGCCCCGGAGCTGGCGGACATCGATGGCGACGGCGACATCGATGCGGAGGATGTCGCCGCCATGACACCGGCGGCTGCCGAAATGATTTATGAAAAGGAATTTTGGGAGAAAATGGGACTCGCCATGCTCCCTGGGCCGGTTGCCATCGCCATGATGGATACCGCCGTGAATATGGGGCCTGCCGGCGCGACGCGGATTTTACAGAAAACGGTTCATGATATTGGCGCCGGGATCAAAATTGACGGCATTCTGGGGACCAATACCGTATTTCTGGCGGCTGCTTTTGGAAATGATCACGAATTTATCCCTCAGTTTCTTTTGAATCGGATTTGGAGATATCAGGAAATTGTGCTGGCAAACCGGAAACTGGCGAAGTTTTTGAACGGTTGGTTGTGCCGGGTATTCGCGTTGAACGCTTTATTGAGAAAGGCCCGATGA
- a CDS encoding phage portal protein, whose translation MTNLITKIIDNSIEVVAPGLALRRSEARAKLKLSNAMYRGSENSRLMADWILGKSNTTPDQWELSTLRERSRDINRNDPVGSGATETMAVNIVGHGLSPQSKIRAEAIGVSPERAEELQRQAETIWETWGPLAGADDRLSFDEIQFLAIRKIIEDGEVFAIPTWANDPWRTLGRVIELAESDRCISENQGFEQGIKLGDRGQPIAYSFSKPNLKETLKVEYKEIPARDKNGRPQVLHVFPPKRVGQLRGVPFFAPAMSFFKHLADYLEAEVVAARVAACLAIFITNADPLGMAASQAGSTRAADGSRVQGIEPGLVHYLNVGESINVVDPKRPGDAFAPFVEGVLRLIGVSLGMPYELLLKDFSKTNYSSARAALLEGRRHFMNWRTWFSKKFCQPIWELVLEEAYLRGHFDAPDFYKFRQELCRCSWIGGGWGWVDPVKEVEASKLAMDYGLSTLAEEAAGQGRDWEEVLEQKAREDRKAKELGLDLSAQPKAKTPPPDEPEEGDKQNAKD comes from the coding sequence ATGACCAACCTCATTACGAAAATCATCGATAATTCCATCGAAGTGGTGGCGCCCGGTCTGGCGCTTCGGCGCAGCGAGGCCCGGGCCAAGCTGAAACTTTCCAACGCCATGTATCGCGGGTCGGAAAATTCCCGCCTGATGGCGGACTGGATCCTCGGCAAATCCAACACGACACCCGACCAGTGGGAACTATCCACGCTCCGGGAAAGATCCCGCGACATCAACCGGAATGATCCGGTCGGAAGCGGCGCCACCGAGACCATGGCGGTCAACATTGTCGGCCACGGCCTTTCCCCTCAGTCCAAAATCAGGGCGGAAGCAATCGGCGTATCGCCAGAACGCGCGGAAGAACTGCAACGGCAGGCGGAAACCATCTGGGAGACGTGGGGACCGCTCGCCGGTGCCGACGACAGATTGTCGTTCGACGAGATCCAGTTCCTGGCCATCCGAAAAATAATCGAGGACGGCGAGGTTTTTGCCATTCCCACATGGGCGAATGATCCCTGGCGCACGCTCGGCCGCGTGATAGAGTTGGCTGAATCCGACCGATGCATATCGGAGAATCAAGGATTTGAGCAGGGAATCAAGCTCGGCGACAGGGGGCAACCCATCGCCTATTCATTTTCAAAACCGAACCTGAAAGAGACGCTCAAGGTTGAATATAAAGAGATTCCGGCAAGGGACAAAAACGGGAGACCACAGGTCCTGCACGTTTTTCCGCCTAAAAGAGTAGGTCAGCTACGCGGCGTTCCATTCTTCGCCCCTGCGATGTCCTTTTTTAAGCACCTTGCCGACTACCTTGAGGCGGAAGTGGTTGCCGCACGGGTCGCCGCGTGCCTCGCTATTTTTATCACAAACGCAGATCCGTTGGGGATGGCCGCAAGCCAGGCCGGAAGTACCCGGGCGGCGGACGGCTCCAGGGTCCAGGGGATCGAACCCGGCCTTGTCCATTACCTCAATGTCGGGGAATCGATCAATGTGGTCGACCCGAAGCGCCCGGGCGATGCCTTCGCGCCTTTTGTGGAGGGCGTGCTGCGTCTCATCGGCGTTTCTCTCGGAATGCCATATGAACTGCTGCTGAAGGATTTCTCGAAAACAAATTACTCGTCGGCCCGCGCCGCACTGCTGGAAGGCCGCCGGCATTTCATGAACTGGCGGACGTGGTTTTCCAAAAAGTTTTGTCAGCCGATATGGGAACTGGTCCTTGAGGAAGCGTATCTTCGGGGCCACTTCGATGCGCCCGATTTCTACAAATTCCGCCAGGAATTGTGTCGATGCTCCTGGATCGGCGGCGGATGGGGATGGGTCGACCCGGTAAAGGAAGTTGAAGCCTCGAAACTTGCCATGGACTACGGGCTGTCAACCCTTGCCGAGGAAGCCGCCGGCCAGGGGCGGGACTGGGAAGAGGTCCTGGAGCAAAAAGCGCGGGAGGACCGCAAGGCGAAGGAGCTTGGGCTCGATCTGTCGGCGCAGCCGAAAGCCAAAACGCCGCCGCCGGATGAACCAGAAGAAGGAGATAAACAAAATGCCAAAGATTGA
- a CDS encoding helix-turn-helix domain-containing protein has translation MRFHIEYYRTMKRQINIAKETGLHPSTLSNVINGRRRPSWKLAKRLCQAVPGTTPELWLEGAPEQIRAAIESAEIPDQDNESCTECGAVKLRCEQEAVNGY, from the coding sequence ATGAGGTTTCATATTGAATACTATCGAACCATGAAACGACAAATCAATATAGCTAAGGAAACGGGCCTCCACCCATCGACCCTTTCAAATGTAATTAATGGTCGCCGGCGTCCATCATGGAAATTGGCCAAACGCCTCTGCCAAGCCGTGCCTGGCACCACCCCGGAGCTGTGGCTTGAAGGCGCTCCGGAGCAGATCCGAGCCGCCATCGAATCGGCAGAAATACCAGACCAGGACAACGAATCATGCACGGAATGCGGCGCGGTAAAACTGCGCTGCGAGCAGGAGGCCGTCAATGGATACTGA
- a CDS encoding type II toxin-antitoxin system MqsA family antitoxin, translating into MKCPFCHSDMTCKPEDYPYIESGLDNLIIKNLDIYRCKCGESIISIPALPDLHRVIGMAIIRQDSLLSGKEIRFLRKNIGLTATRLAKIIGADIATISRWENDAQAISKEYDRILRLVYADFKGLQPQEKKELLERFFPEIIAKHKTGKHLDIHPWMWTKQKASCHETC; encoded by the coding sequence ATGAAATGCCCGTTCTGTCATTCGGATATGACATGCAAGCCCGAGGATTATCCGTATATCGAATCCGGGCTCGACAATTTGATAATTAAAAATCTGGATATTTATCGGTGCAAATGCGGGGAAAGCATCATCAGCATTCCGGCGCTTCCCGATCTGCACAGGGTGATCGGCATGGCCATTATCCGGCAGGACTCCTTGTTAAGTGGAAAGGAAATCCGCTTTTTAAGAAAAAACATCGGCCTGACGGCCACCCGGCTGGCCAAGATCATCGGGGCCGATATCGCAACCATTTCAAGATGGGAAAATGACGCGCAGGCAATATCAAAGGAGTATGACCGCATCCTTCGGCTCGTTTATGCCGATTTCAAGGGGCTTCAGCCCCAAGAAAAAAAGGAGTTGTTAGAGCGGTTTTTCCCGGAGATCATAGCCAAACATAAGACAGGGAAACACCTGGATATTCACCCCTGGATGTGGACAAAACAAAAAGCAAGTTGCCACGAAACCTGTTAA